Below is a genomic region from Spartinivicinus marinus.
AACAAATAAGGCATTTCATGAGAAATATAAGTAAAACTCTCTAATTTAAGAGAGGTATATTCAACATGATTAACTCTGATGGAATATTCTGACTCGCTGGACTGTTATTAAATAATATCTCCTTTACTCTCCTCAGGAGGACATAAAGTTCTGTATTTATTATGTCCTCCTTCTTTTTTACTTCACTGATAATTGAAAGGTTTTAAAAAAAACTACATTCAGCTAGCAAGAACTAGCCATAAAATAACAGTGCAGAGATTTTATATTTTGACTAGCGAAGTTAGAAAAAATCAGCACAGTCCCAAAAGCAGCTTCAATGCCACAAGGTATTAGTTTTCTACTTTTAATGAATTTAAATAGTCCTTTAACATTGCTAAGGCATTATCAATCATCTCGTATTGTTTTGCTTTACCTAATACACGAATACCTTGCATTTGCATTAATAAAAACTGACTGAGTCTGGCTGGGTCTACCTCAGCTGAAATCTGCCCTGCTTGTTTTGAACGACTGAGCACTGTATTGAGTGTTTTTACTATTTGTTCAAAAAGTCGGCTACCCTCTTGGAATACCACCTCATCAGATAGGCACTTTTCTAATAGGGCATTTTGCATAAAGCAGCCATATTCCTGGTCTTGCTGAATTTTGGCAAATTTTTCAATAAAGTTGATAACATCATTAAAACCAGCCTGATCAGCAAGCAAAGATGCTAGTTTCGGTAGAGACTCTTTCTCTAAATAGTAAGTCAATGCTTCATGATATAAACGCTGTTTATCACCAAAGGTATTATATAAACTGAAGCGATTAATACCTAAGTGCTCAACCAGATCTGCTATTGAAGTCGCTGCATAGCCTTTTTGCCAAAACAGCTGCATCGCCTCAACAAGCTTTTCGTTTCGATCAAAATTACAAGCTCTTGCCATGTGCGATCACTCTTATCTCATGCGCCGATGTCTCGTTACC
It encodes:
- a CDS encoding TetR/AcrR family transcriptional regulator; translation: MARACNFDRNEKLVEAMQLFWQKGYAATSIADLVEHLGINRFSLYNTFGDKQRLYHEALTYYLEKESLPKLASLLADQAGFNDVINFIEKFAKIQQDQEYGCFMQNALLEKCLSDEVVFQEGSRLFEQIVKTLNTVLSRSKQAGQISAEVDPARLSQFLLMQMQGIRVLGKAKQYEMIDNALAMLKDYLNSLKVEN